In Juglans microcarpa x Juglans regia isolate MS1-56 chromosome 1S, Jm3101_v1.0, whole genome shotgun sequence, the genomic stretch aaaaaaacgcccAGCAAACAGGTTTGGGTTGTTTGCTTTTAGGGTTGGCCTGTTTCGTTTAAAATTTGTATGGATCTAAAGTTGGATGAtctgcagttttttttttgtttacatgtGATTGATGTGTGACATATCTGTCTGACCTATCTATACATAGAAATTTGACTTGGATTTAGCATTAAGTAATTATTtcctcatttttaaaaatcatccaAGAAAAGCGTGTATATAAAAATCGCCGAGCAAACAAGGTTGGGCTGTTTGCTTTGAGGGTTGGCCTGTTTCGcttaaaatttatatggatCTGAAGTTGGATGATGggcatcttttctttcttttacatGTTATTGTTATGTGACATATCTGGCAacgaaaaaaaaagggaagtaaaaaaatgttttttttttaatgttattctgtttcttttttcgttGATTTACTGCTGGTTGTTTAGTGGtttttaatgtttattgttgattttgatCATCTTGTGTTCTTATAGATGCCTTTTCTTTGTCTCTATCTAACTGAACACTACTACTTTAAGAACAGGCATCTATAACAACACAAGATTCttttaaatacttattttaaatacttgCATAACACTTTCCATTTAGAACTTCGTATATATTGTATATTCTGTTTGAACACAGTAGTGTTCTTAAACACAGTATCGACcaagccaaaaaaataatataaaatagaataacaaatagcttaaaaatttgaaaaaataaatgttataacAAACGACGTGATGAAATAAACATACACTTACAACGATAAGAAACAGAAACGTCCAGTTCTGAAAGTTCTCAACCAACAAGATCTGAAAATAAACCACTAAAAATAACTCATAGATAATACTAAGCAATAATcaatgaaccaaaaaaaaaaaaagtaagtcaGAAAACGCTATATTAAACAACCATTAGAAAATATTACACTAAACAATCATGCACTCACGGTGGTTGAACAACAGAAAGTTCCAGTTTTTTAAATCTCCAGCTAAGAACACTTTAGAAGAACTGGAAAAGAAGCTGAAAAGTaatcacctataaaaattaGCAGTAAACATTATAAACCAGTagaaagagagatgagaagTAAAAATcaacaggaaaaaaagaagtcaaAAAATACTACAATGGCTGAGCTTTGTTAAAACTCTTCAGTGTCATAGTAATTCATTATAGAGCAAATAAATTCATGCTAAAGTCGTCCTTTGATGATCTCGAAAGGCTTGCTTGACTTTTTCATTGGGAGGTTTTCAATCTTTACAGTAGTGAATTATATGCACTTGGTCTGCACCATTAGATCATATGTGTTCGAGGTTGATAACTTTCATCAGTAGCACAGCTAATTCTAGGTTTCAGGCTTTTTTAGCCTTTTCATTTTTAGTTAGACGACCAATTTGGTCATTTATGTTTTGGCCCTGAggacgctctctctctctctctctctctctctctctctctaattttggAAGCTgacattcttctttttctcaatttttctgTTGTTTATAATCCTAATTATTTTTGGGATATTTTCTGCAGCCGCAAATCGAAAGCGGTGATAAAAGtaagtttttcaaattcatcCCATTTGCTATGATTGGATTTCAGTTTTACGCATCTTATTCttgatatatatttgtaaaagtCTTTGTTTCAGTTATAATGCCCCCTTCAGCTCTGGACCGCCTAGGTTAGTTCGTCTAATTTAACCTCTAATATGCAGTCTTATACTTGCGCTTAATGTAGTTTGTACTCAAGATATCAACAATGCTAAATGTGGATAAAAAACTTGCAGCATCTTTACATATTGATTATCCAATGTTGTTTGAACTTCGGAATGATGCTGCTGAGCGGATTTCTCATTGTGGGGTTCTTGAGTTCATTGCAGAAGAAGGCATGATCTATATGCCTTATTGGGTGGGGATTCAAAATCGTTTTCTATTATTTGCTTGgtaaatttactattaaagatgttttctgtcatttttttattccttttatgtttgtattaTTTCTATATAGATGATGGAGAACATGCTCTTACAAGAGGGGGACATTGTTCGTGTAAAAAATATGACTCTTCCGAAGGGAACCTATGTCAAGTTGCAACCCAACACAAAGGACTTTTTGGATATCTCTAACCCAGAAGCTATGTGAGTTGCTGAGTTTTTTGTTATATGATATTAGTTAGTGCatatttggtattttgagtCCGCTGTACTTTTTTTTGGGCAAAGAAAGGGATTCATGCAGTTGATCTGATTGATTATGAATGTATGCATCCATCATCCCTTGTCCTGGTTTTGACACATTTATGATATTCCATATTATGATAGCTCAATTACTACTCTGAACTAAAAGGTCCACTGTCGATTCTCTATGGAAGAACGGAGTTAAAATGAAGGACCCTTGTAAGCTAGAAGAAGAATATAAAcaacttattaaaataataatacatgctACTTTATTGTTCTCTCCTTGTCATGCCCAACCCTTGTTCCACAGTGTAATATGTATGTGGTCTATCCATGTAGC encodes the following:
- the LOC121247373 gene encoding ubiquitin fusion degradation protein 1 homolog, whose amino-acid sequence is MEKEPEATTVMLKEPVGFWPNKGGSRFGSSGDHRPTRTPPGEASPGEASSADLGSFEFLVCSSVALRKFRDSGLQPQIESGDKIIMPPSALDRLASLHIDYPMLFELRNDAAERISHCGVLEFIAEEGMIYMPYWMMENMLLQEGDIVRVKNMTLPKGTYVKLQPNTKDFLDISNPEAM